A single window of Luteipulveratus halotolerans DNA harbors:
- the mnmA gene encoding tRNA 2-thiouridine(34) synthase MnmA, whose protein sequence is MRVVAAMSGGVDSAVAAARMLDAGHEVVGVHLALSQSAATLRESARGCCTIEDAGDARRVADRLGIPFYVWDMAQRFREDVVEDFVAEYEAGRTPNPCLRCNERIKFAALLDKALALGFDAVATGHYAQIVDGPAGRELHRAVDPAKDQSYVLGVLTADQLARSFFPLGDTTKPQIREEAAERGFAVAKKPDSHDICFIADGDTKGWLTRRLGAQPGPIVDTDGEQVGEHDGAYAYTVGQRRGLGLKVPRDDHAKRYVVDVQPRTNTVVVGTQELLGVDLISGDHARWCGTPPAGEAAYGAQLRAHGEEIPCRASSDGESVTVRLDRRVRGVAPGQSVVLYDGTRVVGSATITATDRVTAS, encoded by the coding sequence ATGAGAGTGGTCGCCGCGATGAGCGGTGGCGTCGACTCCGCCGTCGCCGCCGCCCGGATGCTCGACGCCGGCCACGAGGTGGTCGGCGTCCACCTCGCGCTGAGTCAGTCCGCGGCCACGCTGCGTGAGTCGGCCCGTGGCTGCTGCACGATCGAGGACGCCGGTGACGCGCGCCGGGTCGCCGACCGCCTCGGCATCCCGTTCTACGTGTGGGACATGGCTCAGCGCTTCCGCGAGGACGTCGTCGAGGACTTCGTCGCCGAGTACGAAGCGGGCCGCACGCCGAACCCCTGCCTGCGGTGCAACGAGCGCATCAAGTTCGCGGCGCTCCTCGACAAGGCCTTGGCGCTCGGCTTCGACGCGGTCGCGACCGGTCACTACGCGCAGATCGTCGACGGACCGGCGGGGCGCGAGCTGCACCGTGCGGTCGACCCGGCCAAGGACCAGTCCTACGTCCTGGGCGTCCTGACCGCCGACCAGCTGGCGCGATCGTTCTTCCCGCTGGGTGACACCACCAAGCCGCAGATCCGTGAGGAGGCGGCCGAGCGCGGCTTCGCCGTCGCCAAGAAGCCCGACAGCCACGACATCTGCTTCATCGCCGACGGTGACACCAAGGGCTGGCTGACACGGCGGCTGGGCGCGCAACCGGGGCCGATCGTGGACACCGACGGTGAGCAGGTCGGCGAGCACGACGGCGCCTACGCCTACACCGTGGGTCAGCGGCGCGGCCTCGGTCTGAAGGTCCCGCGAGACGACCACGCCAAGCGCTACGTCGTCGACGTGCAGCCGCGCACCAACACCGTCGTCGTCGGCACCCAGGAGCTGCTCGGCGTCGACCTGATCAGCGGTGACCACGCGCGCTGGTGCGGCACCCCGCCTGCGGGCGAGGCGGCGTACGGTGCGCAGCTGCGGGCGCACGGCGAGGAGATCCCGTGCCGCGCCAGCAGCGACGGCGAGTCGGTGACCGTCCGTCTGGACCGCCGGGTGCGCGGCGTCGCGCCCGGCCAGTCCGTGGTGCTGTACGACGGCACCCGGGTCGTCGGCTCGGCCACCATCACGGCGACCGACCGGGTCACGGCCTCCTGA
- a CDS encoding septum formation family protein → MSARGTSAAGLALALMVLATGCDKGGSVEGVTASSTPAGSASAAATTGAAPTSAAPSPSTRVIPDPGLTVGQCTLKETDWTRLACSAPHEYEVTAVVADSSHPTDMLKRHEMREATCERRTAAYLGSDAMQTTHYRSITYPISKDPQEKSRFICMVGAFDPTFSKVGQVTGSVKGRLAGPGAVYNDRACAAQPISPTATTQPAPCSGKHVAEAVGGGFIGQPTEVFPGTNAINQRTSALCTPAYNAFLGKTTKPRTDISMVTIPPSPTSWSKGSRRSTCWVQVKSGQVTKSLKGIGDKPLASYQ, encoded by the coding sequence ATGAGCGCGCGGGGTACAAGCGCTGCGGGTCTCGCGCTCGCGCTGATGGTCCTCGCCACGGGCTGCGACAAGGGCGGTTCGGTCGAGGGGGTGACCGCATCGTCCACCCCGGCCGGGTCGGCGAGTGCAGCGGCGACGACCGGTGCGGCTCCGACCTCGGCCGCGCCTTCGCCGTCCACCCGCGTGATCCCCGATCCCGGCCTGACGGTCGGGCAGTGCACGCTCAAGGAGACCGACTGGACCAGGCTCGCCTGCAGTGCGCCGCACGAGTACGAGGTCACGGCCGTGGTCGCGGACAGCTCGCACCCGACCGACATGCTCAAGCGCCACGAGATGCGTGAGGCGACCTGTGAGCGCCGGACGGCCGCATACCTCGGCTCCGACGCGATGCAGACGACGCACTACCGGTCGATCACCTACCCGATCTCGAAGGATCCGCAGGAGAAGTCGCGGTTCATCTGCATGGTCGGGGCGTTCGACCCCACGTTCTCCAAGGTCGGGCAGGTCACCGGTTCGGTCAAGGGTCGGCTCGCCGGTCCAGGTGCGGTCTACAACGACCGGGCCTGCGCGGCGCAGCCGATCAGTCCGACGGCCACGACGCAGCCGGCGCCCTGCTCGGGCAAGCACGTCGCCGAGGCGGTGGGCGGTGGCTTCATCGGTCAGCCGACCGAGGTGTTCCCCGGCACCAACGCGATCAACCAGCGCACCAGCGCGCTGTGCACGCCGGCGTACAACGCGTTCCTCGGCAAGACCACCAAGCCGCGCACCGACATCTCGATGGTCACGATCCCGCCGTCGCCGACCTCGTGGTCGAAGGGCTCTCGGCGGTCGACGTGCTGGGTCCAGGTCAAGAGCGGTCAGGTCACCAAGTCCCTCAAGGGCATCGGCGACAAGCCGCTCGCGAGCTACCAGTGA
- the gatC gene encoding Asp-tRNA(Asn)/Glu-tRNA(Gln) amidotransferase subunit GatC has product MSTLSRDEVAHVASLARIQLSDDELDHLAGQLDQIVEFVASVGEIAADDIPPMSHPLPVTNVTRPDEVRPSLTAEQALSGAPASELQRFEVPRILDED; this is encoded by the coding sequence ATGTCCACGCTCTCCCGTGACGAGGTCGCCCACGTCGCCAGCCTTGCCCGTATCCAGCTCTCCGACGACGAGCTCGACCACCTCGCCGGCCAGCTGGACCAGATCGTGGAGTTCGTGGCGAGCGTCGGCGAGATCGCTGCCGACGACATCCCGCCGATGTCGCACCCGTTGCCCGTCACCAACGTGACCCGCCCCGACGAGGTGCGCCCGAGCCTCACCGCCGAGCAGGCCCTCTCGGGTGCGCCCGCCTCCGAGCTGCAGCGGTTCGAGGTGCCCCGCATCCTCGACGAAGACTGA
- the gatA gene encoding Asp-tRNA(Asn)/Glu-tRNA(Gln) amidotransferase subunit GatA, protein MTDITRLTAAEIADRLARKEISSVEATQAHLDRIAAVDGDVHAFLHVDPEGALAAARQADEQRAAGESRSALAGVPIAVKDVVATQGQPTTAGSKMLQGWIPPYDATLVTRLRAAGLPILGKTNMDEFAMGSSTEHSAYGPSHNPWDLERTPGGSGGGSSAAVAAFEAPLAIGTDTGGSIRQPASVTGTVGAKPTYGGVSRYGLIALASSLDQAGPCTRSVLDAALLHEVIGGHDVMDSTSIDAPVPPVVDAARKADVKGLRIGVIKEISGEGFQPGVQKRFEESLQLLVDRGAEVVEVSCPTFEQGLAAYYLILPSEASSNLAKFDAMRYGLRVSPDGVDSPSAEQVMAATRDAGFGDEVKRRIILGTYALSSGYYDAYYGQAQKVRTLIARDFAAAFEKADVLVSPTAPTTAFKLGDKLDDPMAMYLNDVATIPANLAGVPGLSLPSGLADEDGLPAGFQILAPAAKDHLMYGVGAALEAALLEQWGGPLTPPELAGDHVKEIAR, encoded by the coding sequence TTGACTGACATCACCCGGCTCACCGCTGCCGAGATCGCTGACCGGCTGGCCCGCAAGGAGATCAGCTCGGTCGAGGCGACCCAGGCTCACCTCGACCGCATCGCCGCCGTCGACGGCGACGTCCACGCGTTCCTGCACGTCGACCCCGAGGGTGCCCTGGCCGCCGCCCGGCAGGCCGACGAGCAGCGTGCTGCTGGCGAGTCACGCTCTGCGCTGGCAGGCGTCCCGATCGCCGTCAAGGACGTCGTCGCCACACAGGGGCAGCCGACCACCGCGGGCAGCAAGATGCTGCAGGGCTGGATCCCGCCGTACGACGCGACGCTGGTCACGCGGCTGCGCGCCGCCGGTCTGCCGATCCTCGGCAAGACCAACATGGACGAGTTCGCCATGGGGTCCTCGACCGAGCACTCCGCCTACGGCCCGAGCCACAACCCCTGGGACCTCGAGCGCACGCCCGGCGGCTCGGGTGGTGGTTCCTCCGCTGCGGTGGCCGCGTTCGAGGCGCCGCTGGCGATCGGCACCGACACCGGTGGTTCCATCCGCCAGCCCGCGTCGGTCACCGGCACCGTCGGCGCCAAGCCGACCTACGGTGGCGTGTCGCGCTACGGACTGATCGCCCTCGCGAGCTCGCTGGACCAGGCCGGTCCGTGCACCCGTTCGGTGCTCGACGCCGCCCTGCTGCACGAGGTCATCGGCGGCCACGACGTCATGGACTCGACCTCGATCGACGCCCCGGTGCCGCCGGTCGTCGACGCGGCGCGCAAGGCCGACGTCAAGGGGCTGCGCATCGGCGTCATCAAGGAGATCTCCGGCGAGGGCTTCCAGCCGGGCGTCCAGAAGCGCTTCGAGGAGTCGCTGCAGCTGCTGGTCGACCGGGGTGCCGAGGTCGTCGAGGTGTCGTGCCCGACGTTCGAGCAGGGCCTCGCCGCGTACTACCTCATCCTCCCGAGCGAGGCGTCCTCCAACCTCGCCAAGTTCGACGCGATGCGCTACGGCCTGCGGGTCAGCCCTGACGGCGTCGACAGCCCGAGCGCCGAGCAGGTCATGGCCGCCACGCGTGACGCGGGCTTCGGCGACGAGGTCAAGCGCCGCATCATCCTCGGCACCTACGCCCTGTCCAGCGGCTACTACGACGCCTACTACGGCCAGGCGCAGAAGGTCCGTACGCTCATCGCCCGCGACTTCGCCGCGGCGTTCGAGAAGGCCGACGTGCTGGTGTCGCCGACGGCGCCCACCACGGCGTTCAAGCTGGGCGACAAGCTGGACGACCCGATGGCGATGTACCTCAACGACGTCGCCACCATCCCTGCCAACCTCGCTGGTGTGCCGGGGCTGTCGCTGCCCAGCGGCCTGGCCGACGAGGACGGCCTGCCGGCCGGTTTCCAGATCCTCGCCCCTGCGGCCAAGGACCACCTGATGTACGGCGTCGGCGCGGCGCTCGAGGCTGCGCTGCTGGAGCAGTGGGGCGGGCCGCTCACCCCGCCCGAGCTGGCCGGCGACCACGTGAAGGAGATCGCGCGATGA
- a CDS encoding septum formation family protein: MVRRTAGLGALAAAVIALTTACGGGDDVSVQPASTPAASTTSSAASSTSAGPATSSATTAAPSSASTSSTPALGPKQDYAVGTCVKDMDKYAMVPCTMPHQLEVSAVVPSTMHADDVKKRGPYATAVCNQHASTYLGSQAWPVTRLQAGRLPEGSDTKDRGTRFVCLVQEFQQDLKAPRTDRTGSLKGTLGGDGFFAYRVCGKGRVSTSNDVELVSCATPHASEAVGGRLNGKPGQTFPGENAIQPAALKFCTPVGQKFLGTKTRKDVVVAQNSGGSAPWSRGQMVTGCFVEVTQGTVTKTMRGLGTKPLSTVR, encoded by the coding sequence ATGGTGCGACGGACAGCAGGGCTCGGAGCACTCGCGGCAGCGGTGATCGCTCTCACCACAGCATGCGGAGGCGGCGACGACGTGTCGGTCCAGCCCGCGTCGACGCCGGCGGCCAGTACGACGAGCAGCGCCGCCTCCAGCACGAGCGCGGGTCCGGCGACGTCGAGTGCCACGACAGCAGCACCCTCGTCCGCGAGCACCTCGTCGACGCCGGCTCTCGGCCCCAAGCAGGACTACGCGGTCGGCACCTGCGTGAAAGACATGGACAAGTACGCCATGGTCCCGTGCACGATGCCGCACCAGCTCGAGGTGTCGGCGGTCGTCCCGAGCACGATGCACGCCGACGACGTCAAGAAGCGCGGCCCCTACGCCACGGCCGTCTGCAACCAGCACGCCTCGACCTATCTCGGCTCGCAGGCCTGGCCGGTGACCCGACTGCAGGCCGGGCGCCTCCCCGAGGGATCGGACACCAAGGACCGCGGCACCCGGTTCGTGTGCCTCGTGCAGGAGTTCCAGCAAGACCTCAAGGCGCCGCGCACCGACCGCACCGGCTCCCTCAAGGGCACCCTCGGCGGCGACGGGTTCTTCGCCTACCGCGTGTGCGGCAAGGGCCGGGTCAGCACCAGCAATGACGTCGAGCTCGTCTCCTGTGCGACGCCGCACGCCTCGGAGGCCGTCGGTGGTCGTCTCAACGGCAAGCCCGGCCAGACGTTCCCCGGCGAGAACGCCATTCAGCCGGCCGCACTGAAGTTCTGTACGCCGGTCGGCCAGAAGTTCCTCGGCACCAAGACCCGCAAGGACGTCGTCGTCGCGCAGAACTCCGGCGGCTCGGCCCCGTGGTCCCGCGGCCAGATGGTGACCGGTTGCTTCGTCGAGGTCACCCAGGGCACGGTCACCAAGACGATGAGGGGCCTCGGCACGAAGCCGTTGTCGACGGTCCGATGA
- a CDS encoding mycothiol transferase — MTAEPTGVVPLDDVLVHVDRALRGMAATLADLGDDLANRRPDLPGANSAYVIVTHCLGVMEFWGGHVIADRAITRDRDAEFVAHGPVADLISRVRVQRTRLDADLASYDGAAPPRGSLDGRRREGDEEFTRTQGGVLMHIYEELAQHRGHLDLTADLVRKEHP; from the coding sequence GTGACCGCAGAGCCGACCGGCGTCGTACCCCTGGACGACGTCCTGGTCCACGTCGACCGGGCGCTGCGCGGGATGGCCGCCACGCTCGCCGACCTGGGTGATGACCTCGCCAACCGCCGCCCTGACCTGCCCGGTGCCAACTCGGCGTACGTCATCGTGACGCACTGCCTCGGCGTCATGGAGTTCTGGGGAGGTCACGTGATCGCCGACCGGGCGATCACCCGAGACCGCGACGCCGAGTTCGTCGCGCACGGACCGGTCGCTGACCTGATCTCCCGAGTCCGGGTGCAACGCACACGCCTGGACGCCGACCTCGCCTCGTACGACGGTGCCGCGCCGCCGCGCGGGTCGCTCGACGGACGTCGTCGCGAGGGTGACGAGGAGTTCACCCGCACCCAGGGTGGTGTCCTGATGCACATCTACGAAGAGCTCGCCCAGCACCGCGGCCACCTCGACCTCACCGCAGACCTCGTTCGCAAGGAGCACCCATGA
- a CDS encoding uroporphyrinogen decarboxylase/cobalamine-independent methonine synthase family protein produces MTRASGVGSWPDQPVRDVVRRVRDTLADGGIPYVPELPGRGPGADMVGRTAGLLVEMPVDLQPSGWRLTDAPGRDVGRAASYLREDLDEVAEAYDGYSGPLKLQVCGPWTLAASLWLPRGDRAVVDAGAARDLADSLAEGVRELVGRVHRLVPGAALVVQLDEPSLPTVLTGRLRSASGFGRLRAVDPGVVEAGLRTVVEAVGEDADVVVHCCAPDVPFALLRRLGSVGIAIDTTLLTPRTWESVAASVESGTPLWAGLVPTGTTASHPREVVDPFVRGWHEVGLEDRLLADVVVTPACGLGTRTPQHAAAVQRLAVEAAAAVSELL; encoded by the coding sequence GTGACACGCGCCTCGGGCGTCGGCTCGTGGCCCGACCAGCCCGTCCGTGACGTCGTACGCCGCGTGCGCGACACCCTCGCCGACGGCGGCATCCCGTACGTCCCCGAGCTGCCGGGCCGTGGCCCGGGCGCGGACATGGTCGGCCGCACCGCGGGCCTGCTGGTCGAGATGCCGGTCGACCTGCAGCCCTCGGGCTGGCGACTGACCGATGCCCCCGGGAGGGACGTCGGCCGGGCCGCCTCCTACCTGCGTGAGGACCTCGACGAGGTCGCCGAGGCGTACGACGGCTACTCCGGTCCGCTGAAGCTCCAGGTCTGCGGGCCGTGGACCCTCGCGGCGTCCCTGTGGTTGCCGCGCGGCGACCGTGCCGTCGTCGACGCAGGCGCCGCGCGTGATCTCGCGGACTCGCTCGCCGAGGGCGTCCGTGAGCTGGTGGGTCGCGTACATCGACTGGTGCCCGGCGCAGCGCTCGTCGTGCAGCTCGACGAGCCGTCGCTGCCGACGGTGCTCACCGGTCGACTGCGATCGGCGTCCGGGTTCGGTCGGCTGCGTGCGGTCGACCCGGGCGTGGTCGAGGCCGGCCTGCGGACCGTGGTCGAGGCGGTGGGCGAGGACGCCGACGTCGTCGTCCACTGCTGCGCACCGGACGTGCCGTTCGCCTTGTTGCGCCGGCTCGGCTCCGTGGGTATCGCGATCGACACGACGCTGCTGACACCGCGGACCTGGGAGTCGGTGGCCGCGTCGGTCGAGTCCGGTACGCCCCTGTGGGCGGGTCTCGTGCCCACCGGCACGACCGCGAGTCACCCGCGTGAGGTCGTCGACCCGTTCGTGCGGGGCTGGCACGAGGTCGGCCTCGAGGACCGCTTGCTCGCGGATGTCGTCGTGACCCCGGCCTGCGGGCTCGGGACCCGGACGCCGCAGCACGCGGCCGCGGTGCAGCGGCTGGCGGTCGAGGCCGCAGCCGCGGTCTCCGAGCTGCTCTGA
- the ligA gene encoding NAD-dependent DNA ligase LigA: protein MSATEQPADTDETPEGLVPDEIRHEWADLAEQVRAHQFAYHVRDAPTVSDGEYDALIRRLNEIEDAQPSLRTPDSPTQQVGATYSTEFTPVDHVERMLSLDNAFSADELAAWAERVEREAGGATVHFLCELKIDGLAVNLLYEKGRLVRAATRGDGRTGEDVTLNVRTIEGIPHQLKGDDIPDLVEVRGEVFFPVEDFEALNASLVEQGKPPFANPRNTAAGSLRQKDPRVTASRNLRMLVHGIGARTGFDITRQSQAYDLLKGWGLPTSTHSEVVKDIAAVQRYVDRFGKARHSVEHELDGVVVKVDEVSVQRQLGSTSRAPRWAIAFKYPPEEVNTTLLDIRVDVGRTGRVTPFGVMKPVKVAGSTVERATLHNAFEVVRKGVLIGDTVVLRKAGDVIPEIVGPVAELRDGSERAFEMPTQCPSCGTPLAYEREGDKDIRCPNSRTCPAQLRERLFSLAGRGAFDIEALGWEGATALLDSGVLTDESTLFDLTTADLVKVPIYTRAAKKTDPDDAVVDGKTLSANGARLIANLEQAKSQPLWRVIVALSIRHVGPTAARALAAEFGSIAALREADAERIASTDGAGPVIADAVVAWFGVDWHEQIVQRWAAAGVRMEDERDASVERTLEGLTIVATGSLEQFSRDEIKEAIIARGGKASGSVSKKTDFVVVGANAGSKATKAEELGLRILDEDGFRTLLEQGPTAFAEPDAETEAGEEPS from the coding sequence GTGAGCGCGACCGAGCAGCCAGCTGACACCGACGAGACGCCCGAGGGCCTCGTCCCCGACGAGATCCGCCACGAGTGGGCCGACCTCGCCGAGCAGGTGCGTGCCCACCAGTTCGCCTACCATGTGCGCGATGCGCCGACGGTCAGCGACGGCGAGTACGACGCCCTGATCAGGCGCCTCAACGAGATCGAGGACGCCCAGCCCTCGTTGCGGACGCCGGACAGCCCGACCCAGCAGGTCGGTGCGACCTACTCCACCGAGTTCACGCCCGTCGACCACGTCGAGCGGATGCTCAGCCTCGACAACGCGTTCAGCGCCGACGAGCTCGCAGCCTGGGCCGAGCGGGTCGAGCGCGAGGCAGGCGGCGCGACCGTCCACTTCCTGTGCGAGCTCAAGATCGACGGACTGGCCGTCAACCTTCTCTACGAGAAGGGCCGGCTCGTCCGCGCGGCGACCCGGGGTGACGGCCGCACGGGCGAGGACGTCACGCTCAACGTGCGCACCATCGAGGGCATCCCGCACCAGCTCAAGGGCGACGACATCCCCGACCTGGTCGAGGTGCGGGGTGAGGTGTTCTTCCCGGTCGAGGACTTCGAGGCCCTCAACGCCTCACTCGTCGAGCAGGGCAAGCCGCCGTTCGCCAACCCCCGCAACACCGCGGCCGGCTCGCTGCGCCAGAAGGACCCGCGCGTGACGGCCTCGCGCAACCTGCGCATGCTCGTCCACGGCATCGGTGCGCGCACGGGCTTCGACATCACCCGCCAGTCCCAGGCGTACGACCTGCTCAAGGGCTGGGGTCTGCCGACCTCGACCCATTCGGAGGTCGTCAAGGACATCGCGGCCGTCCAGCGCTACGTCGACCGCTTCGGCAAGGCCCGCCACTCCGTCGAGCACGAGCTCGACGGCGTCGTCGTCAAGGTCGACGAGGTGTCGGTGCAGCGGCAGCTCGGCTCGACCTCGCGGGCGCCGCGGTGGGCGATCGCGTTCAAGTACCCACCCGAGGAGGTCAACACCACGCTCCTCGACATCCGTGTCGACGTGGGTCGTACGGGCCGGGTCACGCCCTTCGGGGTGATGAAGCCGGTCAAGGTGGCGGGCTCCACCGTCGAGCGCGCGACGCTGCACAACGCGTTCGAGGTCGTCCGCAAGGGCGTGCTCATCGGCGACACCGTGGTGCTGCGCAAGGCCGGTGACGTGATCCCCGAGATCGTCGGCCCGGTCGCCGAGCTGCGCGACGGCTCCGAGCGCGCGTTCGAGATGCCCACGCAGTGCCCCTCGTGCGGCACACCCCTGGCGTACGAGCGTGAGGGTGACAAGGACATCCGCTGCCCCAACTCCCGCACCTGCCCTGCGCAGCTGCGTGAGCGGTTGTTCAGCCTGGCCGGGCGCGGCGCGTTCGACATCGAGGCGCTCGGATGGGAGGGCGCGACCGCGCTGCTCGACTCGGGCGTCCTCACCGACGAGTCGACGCTGTTCGACCTGACCACGGCCGACCTGGTCAAGGTCCCGATCTACACCCGCGCCGCCAAGAAGACCGACCCCGACGACGCGGTCGTCGACGGAAAGACGTTGTCCGCCAACGGTGCTCGCCTGATCGCCAACCTCGAGCAGGCCAAGTCCCAGCCGTTGTGGCGGGTCATCGTCGCGCTCTCGATCCGCCACGTCGGCCCCACAGCGGCGCGGGCGCTCGCCGCGGAGTTCGGCTCGATCGCGGCGCTGCGTGAGGCCGACGCCGAGCGCATCGCCAGCACGGACGGCGCCGGCCCGGTGATCGCCGACGCGGTCGTCGCCTGGTTCGGGGTCGACTGGCACGAGCAGATCGTGCAGCGGTGGGCCGCCGCCGGCGTACGCATGGAGGACGAGCGTGACGCGTCGGTCGAGCGCACCCTCGAGGGGCTGACGATCGTGGCGACCGGGTCGTTGGAGCAGTTCTCGCGCGATGAGATCAAGGAGGCGATCATCGCGCGCGGTGGCAAGGCCTCGGGCTCGGTCAGCAAGAAGACCGACTTCGTCGTCGTCGGCGCCAACGCCGGGAGCAAGGCCACCAAGGCCGAAGAGCTCGGGCTGCGCATCCTCGACGAGGACGGTTTCCGGACCTTGCTGGAGCAGGGCCCGACGGCGTTCGCCGAGCCCGACGCCGAGACCGAGGCGGGGGAGGAGCCGTCGTGA
- a CDS encoding glutaredoxin domain-containing protein, producing the protein MSAHDVTIYWRPGCGFCHTLRSVLGPDASKAQWRNIWEDPEAAEVVRGLNQGNEVVPTVVIDGKGYTNPDPGFVHETLLE; encoded by the coding sequence ATGAGCGCCCATGACGTCACGATCTACTGGCGACCCGGTTGCGGGTTCTGCCACACGCTGCGCTCGGTGCTCGGCCCCGATGCGAGCAAGGCGCAGTGGCGCAACATCTGGGAGGACCCCGAGGCCGCCGAGGTCGTCCGTGGTCTCAACCAGGGCAACGAGGTCGTGCCCACCGTGGTCATCGACGGCAAGGGCTACACCAACCCCGACCCGGGGTTCGTCCACGAGACCTTGCTGGAGTGA
- a CDS encoding cysteine desulfurase family protein, translated as MPAYLDHAATTDVLPAVVERVADQMRVLGNASSLHTTGRAARRVVEESREQVAAALGARPSEVVFTSGGTEADNLAVAGTFRQRRSDDPARTRLLVSTVEHHAVLDCVEHLVAREGASVTWLEVDRDGRLDPQTVRAAIEQRPDDVALVSAMWANNEVGTVQPVEQIAAVAREYDVPFHTDAVQAIGQVPVDFAASGADLLALTGHKLGGPLGVGVLLARRDVRVEPLTFGGGQERQMRSGTLDTPAIAGLAVAVDHAVTHLDEHSAHLASLRDKLIHGAVGAGFGITVSGPHEVGDVRHRLPGNAHLRVPDCEGDSLLYLLDAAGVECSTGSACQAGVPQPSHVLLAMGVSEDDARGALRLSLGRTSTDADVEAFLQALPAAVERAQRAHRAGRGADR; from the coding sequence GTGCCTGCCTACCTCGACCACGCAGCAACCACGGACGTCCTCCCCGCCGTGGTCGAACGCGTCGCCGATCAGATGCGGGTGCTCGGCAACGCCTCGTCGCTGCACACGACCGGCCGGGCCGCCCGGCGGGTGGTCGAGGAGAGCCGCGAGCAGGTCGCGGCAGCTCTGGGCGCCCGTCCGTCCGAGGTGGTGTTCACCTCCGGTGGCACCGAGGCCGACAACCTGGCTGTCGCCGGCACGTTCCGTCAGCGCAGGTCCGACGACCCGGCCCGCACCCGGCTGCTCGTGAGCACCGTCGAGCACCACGCGGTGCTCGACTGCGTGGAGCACCTGGTCGCCCGCGAGGGCGCGAGCGTGACCTGGCTGGAGGTCGACCGGGACGGTCGCCTCGACCCGCAGACCGTGCGCGCCGCGATCGAGCAGCGCCCGGACGACGTCGCGCTCGTCAGCGCGATGTGGGCCAACAACGAGGTCGGCACGGTGCAGCCGGTCGAGCAGATCGCGGCCGTCGCACGGGAGTACGACGTGCCGTTCCACACCGACGCGGTGCAGGCCATCGGGCAGGTGCCCGTCGACTTCGCTGCGAGCGGCGCCGACCTCCTCGCGCTGACCGGCCACAAGCTCGGCGGTCCGCTCGGCGTCGGCGTCCTGCTGGCCCGCCGCGACGTGCGCGTCGAGCCGTTGACGTTCGGCGGCGGCCAGGAGCGGCAGATGCGCAGCGGCACGCTCGACACCCCGGCCATCGCGGGTCTGGCGGTCGCCGTCGACCATGCCGTGACACACCTGGACGAGCACAGCGCTCACCTCGCCAGCCTGCGCGACAAGCTCATCCACGGGGCGGTCGGCGCAGGCTTCGGCATCACGGTGAGCGGGCCGCACGAGGTGGGCGACGTGCGCCACCGCCTGCCGGGCAACGCCCACCTGCGGGTGCCCGACTGCGAGGGCGACTCGCTGCTCTACCTGCTCGACGCGGCCGGCGTCGAGTGCTCCACGGGCTCGGCCTGCCAGGCCGGCGTTCCGCAGCCGAGCCACGTCCTGCTCGCGATGGGAGTCTCCGAGGACGACGCCCGGGGCGCCCTGCGACTCAGCCTCGGGCGTACATCGACCGACGCCGACGTCGAGGCCTTCCTGCAGGCGCTCCCGGCAGCCGTCGAACGCGCTCAGCGCGCTCACCGCGCAGGTCGAGGTGCCGACCGATGA